A genomic window from Candidatus Latescibacter sp. includes:
- a CDS encoding MltR family transcriptional regulator, whose amino-acid sequence MSIRKRTDLNEYKWDTFFDEFRQETPRAAVIISGAFLDSLLRDLIASFMIDEDNVVGELLGSDKNSETPLSSFGTRIKTAYCLGLISKAEYNDLKIIKKIRNKFAHKLHGYSFEEKEIVGLCNSLQKPVILKVLPVIQKSHRDKFVITVSILANQLGIKILDVQRERRTVKDDMQLAQVIRVEGKSSVDEIGAKQPHEG is encoded by the coding sequence ATGTCTATTCGCAAAAGAACAGATTTGAACGAGTATAAATGGGATACCTTCTTTGATGAATTCCGACAAGAAACCCCACGAGCTGCCGTGATTATATCGGGTGCTTTTCTCGATTCGCTCCTGCGAGATCTCATTGCAAGTTTTATGATTGACGAAGACAATGTAGTAGGCGAGTTATTGGGAAGTGATAAAAATTCGGAAACACCTTTATCTAGTTTTGGTACACGGATAAAAACTGCTTATTGCTTGGGGCTGATAAGCAAGGCTGAATACAATGATCTAAAAATAATCAAGAAAATAAGGAATAAATTTGCACATAAACTACATGGGTATTCTTTTGAAGAAAAGGAAATCGTCGGCTTGTGTAATTCGCTACAAAAACCCGTTATTTTAAAAGTTTTGCCGGTTATTCAGAAATCACACAGAGATAAGTTCGTAATCACAGTCTCGATTTTGGCAAACCAGTTAGGAATAAAGATACTTGATGTTCAAAGAGAGCGTCGAACTGTAAAAGATGATATGCAGTTAGCTCAAGTCATTAGAGTAGAAGGCAAAAGCAGTGTTGATGAAATAGGGGCAAAACAACCGCATGAAGGTTGA
- a CDS encoding GntR family transcriptional regulator codes for MNDLSPPFDQSTLTDRVYNAILEQLMNHRIRPGKKLNEEALSSLLGVSRTPVREALQRLAADGLVDFYPRCGASAKEITPQDITELYDLRRCLEIHAARRALGNIPEDRVQKIDRLIESCRGASGVDFIEAELQVDCELHGAFIACCGNSRLTVMLEKLKHLATFMRILHFGSEELARENLEEHENIWKAVAARDEERMAKLMEEHLDNRQKRLLEHFHLRNTDEEAAYEIV; via the coding sequence ATGAACGACCTCTCCCCTCCTTTTGACCAGTCTACCCTCACCGACCGCGTCTACAACGCCATTCTCGAACAGCTCATGAATCATCGCATCCGTCCCGGCAAAAAACTCAACGAGGAAGCTCTCTCCTCCCTGCTCGGGGTTTCACGGACGCCGGTGCGCGAAGCCCTCCAGCGGCTGGCAGCGGACGGCCTGGTGGATTTCTATCCCCGCTGTGGCGCATCTGCCAAGGAAATCACTCCACAGGACATCACCGAACTGTACGACTTACGGCGCTGCCTGGAGATTCATGCGGCCCGTCGCGCCCTGGGAAACATCCCGGAAGACAGGGTGCAGAAGATTGACCGGCTGATTGAATCATGCCGCGGCGCATCCGGGGTGGATTTTATCGAGGCCGAATTGCAGGTTGACTGCGAGCTTCATGGGGCATTCATTGCCTGCTGCGGGAACAGCCGTCTGACTGTGATGCTGGAAAAGCTCAAGCATCTCGCCACTTTCATGCGGATACTGCATTTCGGCAGCGAAGAGCTCGCGCGTGAAAACCTTGAGGAGCATGAGAATATCTGGAAGGCAGTCGCCGCCCGTGATGAAGAGCGGATGGCGAAACTCATGGAGGAGCATCTGGACAACCGGCAGAAACGTTTATTGGAGCATTTTCATCTTCGCAATACTGATGAGGAGGCGGCGTATGAGATTGTATGA